One Synechocystis sp. LKSZ1 genomic window, CCCGATAATCGTTTACAGTCCTTTACCTTTAGCAGAGAGACGTTATGGCAGACATTGTGGATATTGCTGTTAGCAACGAAAATTTTTCTACCCTTGTCGCGGCCGTTCAAGCCGCTGGCCTGGTGGATACCCTAAAAGGCCCAGGCCCTTTCACGGTCTTTGCACCGACCAATGATGCCTTTGCCAAGCTCCCGCCGGGAACGATTACTACTCTCCTTCAAAATATTCCCCAACTAACCCGAATTCTCTGTTACCACGTAGTCGCTGGGAAGTTAATGCAGGCCGACCTCGAAAAATTAACCACTGTAACGTCGGTAGAAGGTTCTCCCATTACCCTAGACTTTACCGAGGCCTTTGAAGTCAAAAATGCTACGGTGATTAGCGCCGATATTGAAGCGGATAATGGGGTGATCCACGTTATTGACAACGTTATTTTGATGGGTTAAAAGATTTCACCAAAGAATTAGGGGCTACGCATCTATACAGCTCCTAATGCGTCATAGAAAGAGGCCATTCTAGTATCACTCGCTAGAGCTTTCCCCACAGTTGGAAAGTTGAGGTGTGTTTAACAATTTACCCAATGGCCTCTTGATTTAATGACGAAGCCCTCGAAACCACTATCAACCAGTGCGTTAGTGACAGTCATCCTAGGTACTAAAATATTTAGCCGCAGGATGGTAAGCAATAATTGCCGTGGTGGATTGTTCGGGGTAAACCTGCTCACTTTCATCCATGTACAGGCCAATACGGTCGGTTTTCAATAGCGCCAACTGGGTATATTGATCTTGCATATTAGGGCAGGCAGGATAACCAAAACTGTAACGAGAACCCTGGTAACGTTGTTGCAAGATATCGCGGATGTTGTCAGGATCTAAGTCACCAAAACCGAGTTCTCGTCGGATACGAGCATGGGCCCATTCGGCTAAGGCTTCGGCCATTTGTACCGCCATGCCATGGAAGTAGAGATAATCAGTGTAATTATCTCCCTCAAAGAGTTTTTTTGCGTATTGGGTGGCAATTTCTCCCACTGTTACGGCCTGAAGAGGAAAGACATCCGTTAAACCGGATTCTTTGGAGGCAAAAAAGTCAGCAATGCAAAGTCGTCGGCCTGATTTTTGGCGTGGGAAGGCAAAGGTCGCGATGGGGTCTGCGGTCGCAGGAATTTGGTTATTATTTTGGGCCACTAGATCGGGATCATAAATCAGTAACGTATTGCTTTCTGATTGACAGGGAAAATAGCCATAAACCACCGTGGGATGGAGTAGATTTTCCTCGATAACTTGAGATTTCCACTTATCTAAAATAGGATAAACTTTTTCGGCTAAAAATCGATCGTATTGCTCACGGGATTGATCCTTTGGCTTACGAAACTGCCACTGGCCAACAAACAAGGCCTGTAAATCTAAATAGGGAAAGACTTCTGCCAGAGAAATCTCGGAGGCGTTTAAAATACGGGTTCCCCAAAAGGGCGGCAAGGGCCGGGGAATATCGGCATCAACGGCTTCGGAGCGGCGGGTATCAACTACGGCTTCGGCTTCTGGTTTACCCTCTTGGGCATCAATTAGTTTTTCGGCTTCAATACCAAAATTGGTTGCTTGGCCGTGCTCCTGAGTTTTCGCTTTGCCATTTTGGTCGGCGTATTCACCCAGAAACCCCTGAAGATCATCCCAGCTGTTGGCGCCCTTGGCGGGCATGAGTTTATCCATAAAATGCAGATCAGCAAAGGCATCTTTACCATAGATAACCTGACCTTTGTAGGTATTTTGGCAATCCTCATGGACAAATTTAGGGGTAAGGGCCGCTCCCCCTAAAATCACCGGGACGGTAATCCCTTCCTGATTAAAAACCTCTAGATTTTCCTTCATAAAGGCCGTGGATTTCACCAACAGGCCGCTCATGGCAATACAATCCGGCTGGTGTTCTCGATAGGCCTCGATGATATTTTCTACTGGTTGCTTAATACCGAGGTTAATCACTTTATAGCCATTATTGGACAGGATAATATCGACTAAATTTTTGCCAATATCATGGACATCCCCCTTAACTGTGGCAATCACGAAGGTTCCCTTAGCATTACCATCACTCTCGGACTTTTCCATGTAGGGCTCTAGATAAGCCACCGCCGCTTTCATAGTCTGGGCCGATTGCAAAACGAAGGGCAGTTGCATTTGCCCCGAGCCAAACAATTCTCCCACCACCTTCATGCCATCCAGCAAAAAGACATTGATAATCTCCAAGGGTGGATGACTTTTCAGGGCCTGCTCTAGGGCCGCTTCTAAGCCGAGCCGTTCGCCATCAATAATGTGTTGTTTGAGCCGTTCCTCAATAGGCAAATTGGCATTTTCAGATTTTTCTTTTTTCGTCGTTTTTCCTTCAAAAAGTGTCGTTAGCTGGGTTAGAGGGTCGTAGGTACAAATTTCCCCATTAAATTGGCGACGGTCGTAGATGAGATCCAGGCAGACCTGTTGCTGTTCTGGATCAATTTTGGCTAGGGGCAGAATTTTGTTGGCACTGACAATGGCCGCATCCAGGCCCACGGCCATACATTCATGGAGAAAGATGGAGTTGAGTACCTGACGAGCCGCTGGATTTAGGCCAAAGGAAACATTGGAAATCCCTAACAGAATATGACAACCCGGCAGTTCCTGGCGAATGCGTTGAATGGCCTCTACCGTTGCTTTGCCGTTTTCGCGGTCTTCTTCAATCCCAGTGGAAATCGGCAGGGCCAGGGGATCAAAAAAGATTTCGGTCGCCGGAATTCCATAGGCCACCGCTGCTTCGTAGGCTCGTTTCGCAATGGCGAATTTTTTCTCGGCCGTGCGGCCCATGCCGTCTTCGTCAATGGTGCCAATGACAATCCCTGCGCCGTATTCCTTGGCAATATCTAAGACTTTGTAGAAACGTTCTTCGCCATCTTCGTAGTTAGTGGAGTTGAGGATACATTTTCCACCCGCTACCTTCAGGCCAGCCTCCATCTTTTGCCATTCAGTGGAGTCCAGCATTAGGGGCAGAGTGACATTATTCACCAGACGGGCGGCTAACTCCCGCATATCCCGCACGCCATCCCGGCCCACGTAGTCCACGTTGACATCGAGAATATGGGCCCCTTCCTTTACTTGGGCCTTGGCCAAGGACACTAAACTATCCCAATCTTCGGCATTGAGGAGATCTCGGCATTTCTTGGAGCCACTGGCATTGAGGCGTTCACCAATGATCAGGAAGGAATTATCCTGCAAATAGGCCTGGGTGGAGTAGATTGAAGCCGCACTGGGTTCGTAGTGGGGCCGGCGTTCTTTGGGCGTAAGGGTTTTGGCAATGTCCGCCAGGGCCTGAATATGATCGGGGCGCGTGCCACAACAGCCACCAATCACTTGTACGCCCAGATCTTCAATGAAGTGCATCAGGGCCATCTGCAATTCCACCGGAGTCAGACGGTAAAAGGCCTGGCCCCCGACGTTTTCTGGTAGGCCCGCATTGGGAATACAGGACACCACAAAAGGAGAATGCTCCGACAGGTACTTGATATACTCCTTCATTTTGTCGGGGCCGGTGGCACAGTTCA contains:
- the metH gene encoding methionine synthase, which translates into the protein MKSAFLDRLHSPERPVLVFDGAMGTNLQVQNLTAADFGGPEYEGCNEYLVHTKPEAVAQVHRAFFAAGADVVETDTFGGTPLVLAEYDLADQAYYLNKTAAELAKAVAQEFSTPDKPRFVAGSMGPGTKLPTLGHVDYDTLKQAYIEQVRGLYDGGVDLLLVETCQDVLQIKAALNAIEAVFAEKGARLPIMVSVTMEVMGTMLVGTEISAALAILEPYKIDILGLNCATGPDKMKEYIKYLSEHSPFVVSCIPNAGLPENVGGQAFYRLTPVELQMALMHFIEDLGVQVIGGCCGTRPDHIQALADIAKTLTPKERRPHYEPSAASIYSTQAYLQDNSFLIIGERLNASGSKKCRDLLNAEDWDSLVSLAKAQVKEGAHILDVNVDYVGRDGVRDMRELAARLVNNVTLPLMLDSTEWQKMEAGLKVAGGKCILNSTNYEDGEERFYKVLDIAKEYGAGIVIGTIDEDGMGRTAEKKFAIAKRAYEAAVAYGIPATEIFFDPLALPISTGIEEDRENGKATVEAIQRIRQELPGCHILLGISNVSFGLNPAARQVLNSIFLHECMAVGLDAAIVSANKILPLAKIDPEQQQVCLDLIYDRRQFNGEICTYDPLTQLTTLFEGKTTKKEKSENANLPIEERLKQHIIDGERLGLEAALEQALKSHPPLEIINVFLLDGMKVVGELFGSGQMQLPFVLQSAQTMKAAVAYLEPYMEKSESDGNAKGTFVIATVKGDVHDIGKNLVDIILSNNGYKVINLGIKQPVENIIEAYREHQPDCIAMSGLLVKSTAFMKENLEVFNQEGITVPVILGGAALTPKFVHEDCQNTYKGQVIYGKDAFADLHFMDKLMPAKGANSWDDLQGFLGEYADQNGKAKTQEHGQATNFGIEAEKLIDAQEGKPEAEAVVDTRRSEAVDADIPRPLPPFWGTRILNASEISLAEVFPYLDLQALFVGQWQFRKPKDQSREQYDRFLAEKVYPILDKWKSQVIEENLLHPTVVYGYFPCQSESNTLLIYDPDLVAQNNNQIPATADPIATFAFPRQKSGRRLCIADFFASKESGLTDVFPLQAVTVGEIATQYAKKLFEGDNYTDYLYFHGMAVQMAEALAEWAHARIRRELGFGDLDPDNIRDILQQRYQGSRYSFGYPACPNMQDQYTQLALLKTDRIGLYMDESEQVYPEQSTTAIIAYHPAAKYFST
- a CDS encoding fasciclin domain-containing protein, yielding MADIVDIAVSNENFSTLVAAVQAAGLVDTLKGPGPFTVFAPTNDAFAKLPPGTITTLLQNIPQLTRILCYHVVAGKLMQADLEKLTTVTSVEGSPITLDFTEAFEVKNATVISADIEADNGVIHVIDNVILMG